The genome window aatatgtactCTTGGCCACTCAGGATCCAAGAAAGCTGTAGTGGATGAGTTATATTTTTACCCACCAGAAGGAAGAATTAATTATTTCCACCTCTGAGAACctgttctctcactctcttttcttctatctgatttttctttaatagagTTCACCATGATCCCTTTTGCCTCATGGCCTCAACTGTTGTCTACCTTTCCTTCTGTGTCTTTCAACTTTTGTCCATTATTACTAGCTGATGACTTTTTCTGTGTACTGAAGTCAGATTCCCAAGAGAGAGACCCTAACTGATTTAATTAATTAGAATTAGTGGTCTTGGATGAAGTTCTCGTATTATAGGCTACTCTCAGGTATATAGGTTGACTGTCCTTGGATCAGGTGGCCTAGTCAGCTGTGGTCAAGGTGGGGATGATCTGGTTCAGAATAAGACTACCTGTGCTTAAGGAACAGCTAGGGCTGGTTACCACAGTAGAGCTGTGTTAGCTATGTGTAAGTTCTCAGAAtacagggtggggagggctggcttCCTGAGGCTAAGGCTGTCCAGCATgccccatttattcattcaactacaATTATTAATGCTGACTAGGTGTTAGAGGGATATAGCGGGGAGAAGGGGTATAGACATAAGACTCTattcttgccctcatggagctcacagacCGGAGGAGACAGGCAAGCAAATTGAATACAGGATAATGGTCTATGATGCTGGTGAGCACGTTGTACTATGGGAACACAGGATGAACACTCAATGGGGACTGAGTGTGTGAGATAAGCTCCATCTCCATCAGGTTTTTCTGTTCTAAGGATATGTCAAGGGGAGAAGTCTGGGTCACATACCCgtgttgtgttgttttaaaaaattgtttaaggCAAAACCAAGAAATGGCATTAGGCATATCCTCTTTACCTAAaggacttttttgtttgtttttgagtagAGGAAGAGTACTGCTCTTTCGCTGTCAGGTGTATTCTCCAGTGGGCATAGTGATTGTAAGAATTGTTTGAAAAGAACCAGTTACACTGCCTATAATCTGAGAGATGTGGCTTTGAAACTATGCTGAGATCCTGGGAGAACTTCCTTGCTCTCCTTCAGATTTCTACCACTTTTTTCCCTTCACAGCAGTCCTTACCACTAATTACTGGACAAGTATTTAAGTCCCTCCTTCTCCCTGGTAATCTAGATATCACTGAAGAGAGGACTTCTGGTAACCCTTCATTGTGATGGAGTTCTCAGTGTGGGTGGAGACCCCTAGAGCACCATTCATCTGTGCCCCTAACTTCCTTTGTCTTCTGCCACTGCCTTGCTAGCGCTCCTTTTCCAGTCAATTCTCCAGTAATGTCTATTCCAGCCAACAGTCTGAAGGTGGCTCATTGGGCCTGAAAGTCATAACTATACATCACCCTGCATATTAGCACACACTAAAAGTGTAACCCTGTCCCTAGATGACCATCCAGTTTTGAAGATGATGACGCTATTCTGGGTATTGTGATTCAGACGCAAGATGAACCTGGGAATCTGAATCCATTTGATGAAGTTCTTAATGACCTAAATATCTTTACCAATGGTGTTCATCATTGAATACTTGATGCCTGGTAcatagtgctttttaaaaattattttttgttcaataaatgaaagTAGCTTTGGGGATTTTTCAGGAGGACAGAAAAAGAGTCTTTGTATTACTTTAGTCTGGAAGTTAGAACTGAGGAAGCATTTAATAATTATCGTTTCAAACTGCAGAGTATGGTATGTCAACTCTTTGTAGCACACACCCTTTAGACACTGAAATGCGAAGACCCTGTGTTGGAAGTCTGAGAAAAAGTTCATGTCATTGACCAGTAGATGGCAGTCTCATACTAGAGTTCAGAGAAAGCAAGTAGCAGAAGGTAAAGAAGCGTTTCAAGTGTCCATTAAAAGTGTCCATTCGCCACCTTCCTCCCGTCTCCATCTCTACAAAATCCCCTTCCACTTCCATTCTACCCCAGACAACTGTCTTACCCACCCTGTCACCTCTCTTCAAGTGCCCAGGGATTTCTAGCTGCCAGTCTCTAGTTGCTCACAGCAAAACCTTTCATGTTTATTCATAGTCATCTTATAGGAAATGGACTGGCTACATAACTTGCGGGGCCCAGTGTAAAATGAAAACGCAGGGCTCCTTGttcaaaatttattgagaattttaagactgtaacagcagagcattaaaccaagcacaagGGCCATGCTTAAGAACCTAAAAGATatttccctctccccacaccctgtGTCATTGCAACACCTCTCTGTGACACACACCAAAGGGGCTACTTAAAGGAAGAATCACTGACTGTCATTCAGCCATCATAGAATCTTAGCACTGGAAGGGAATTTAGAGATCATCCAGTCCAGttgcctcattttaaagatgactgAACTCAATTCCAAAGACATGAAGAGAGTCACTCAAAGTCCCCAGCTAGTTTTGTCACAGACTGGACCAGAACTAAGAGTTTACATTTACCAGGCCAAGGCTCACTCTACCACACAGGCTCAGTGAAGGATATTTTGAGAAAAGAGTTTTCCCATTTACTCAAGGCTTACTTTGCTCTGTATTCTCTACAAGAAAAGGGCACAGGTGATTTGTATCACTTAtatttacattacattacatgCTGTCTAGCACATTACAGCTATGTGCTAGGCAGCCTGCtagatgttttataaataataccTCAATTAACAACAGTCTCAGAAAGACATTACTGTTTTTCCCACTTTTCAAGTGagaaaaattgaggctcagaactTGAATTTCGGTAAGTAAAAGACAAGACTTTAAGCAAATTCTTGAGTTTGATCCCAAAACCCGTTCTCTTTTGACCACCTTGTTTCTGAGTTCCAAGAAGGCTGAGCCAGCCTGTGTTTCCTGAACATTGGTCTTATTTTTGGTCAGCCCTGGACTATCTTGGGAACTCTTACCAGGCTATCCGTGTTCTTCACATTTACTAGGCTTGCTTCTGTGTTAAGGCCTTTGCCCAGGGTGTTTCCTCCACGTGATGGTTACCCAGATAGTCCATGAAAACAGGAATACATGTCATCTGGGTAATGGGGGATCTGATCACATAGGGTCTTGTGGGCCATTTAAGGATATTGGCTTTTTCTCTGAGTGAAATAGGATACATTGCACTGTTTTgtgcagaggagtgacatgatctgatttagatttttaaaggatccttctggctgctgtgttgaaaaAGAGACTAGGGAGGTAGGGTAGGGAAGGTAGAAGGGGAGGTTCTTGGGGGTTATTACAGTAATCCAGGGGGAAGATGATGGTGACTGAGATCAAGGTGATAGCAATGGGAGTGATGGGAAGTGGATGGCTTCTGGAGTTACATATGTGTTTAAGTATTAtggttttaactttttgttaaggaaaatttcaaatacatcCAAAAATAGGGAGAAAAGTGTAATGAATTCCCATGTTCCTACAAGGTACCCAATGAACTTATCATGTGTCAGGTACTTTTCAATGGCTGCCACAGTTGTCAACTTGTGACCAATCTTGTTTCACTGGTACCCTTCCCAACTATCTCCCCAACCCTAGACGGGGGAGGAAGCAATTTGAAGCAAATGCTAGATACCATATTTCATGTGTAAGTGTTTCATCTTTTACTATTCCAGCTGCTTCTAACCGTCCCTCTGTTCTACTCTCTACCCTATGGCTTCTGCTTGCTTGTAGTTTCACATACTTGTGACTTTTACTCACTTCTTGCCATCTTTGTCCTCTTTAAACCTATTTCCTACCTACCAACTACTATGTGTTTCTCAGATTCAAATTCCCTAAGGAGAGGTTCTTCGAAGTTCACTTAGTTGTCTGGTTCCTTCTGCACAGAGTTGGTAAGCtggccacactgtggtaggtTGGCTGCTCTTGAGTCACGCGGCCTTTCCTGATCAGTCAAGTTGGCGTGATGTCAAGGTCAGTTTCCCAAAGGGGGGTTATAGCAATGGCAGCCACTTAGCAAATGATAGGCTGGTCTCTAATACTAATAAATAGTGGAAATTTAATACTGGAAAGGATATAAATTGTGAAAAAAGTGAGCCCACAGTGAGGCTAGAAATAGAAAAGTGCCTAACCACTTAATTGCCGTTATTTTATGGTCTGACCTGACTCATTTGGAGTGCTATTCTTAGATGCCACTAAGGAATCAAGGGACATTTTTTTCTGGAggtatttttgtttataataggCCAAGTAATAGCATAGATCATAATGTACTGGACTGAAAGTCATGATCGACATTTAATTACTGTGTTCATCATGGACTGTGTACATTAGACAAGCTAATAAACTGCTTTGTGCCGTAGTTTCTCCACTTTCAAAGGAGATTAGtatctgtccttttcctcttatATATACATAGACAAGTAAGAATAGAGAGATAAAGGTactttgaacttttattttaaaaaaaagtgaaataaagcatggaaaaatcaaaataattactattttctATGTGAAGTTTTTAATGAAGTTATGAAATGAACAGTAGATTTAAGTTGTTTTTGCAGAAGATTACATATTCTAGAGCTCTAGGCTTACGGGATGGCTCCTGTTCTTTCAGTGAGGATGCAGAATGTAATGGTTCAGAGTAGGGAAAAGCATATTCTCACTTCTTACATTAGGAAGACTACACTGTCTCACTAGtggaaaaaaagattatttgagTTCTGTCCTCTGAAACACAAAAAGAGATCCAGATATGTATTGTcaaatctcttcattttcatcatgtactcaaatatttttctcgCCACATTGTAATGTATCTGCCGTATGTATATACCGCTGAGAACGGTGCCTGGTGCGTGGTAAGACCTATATAAATGTTAGCTCTCACCTTGATTGGTAcgaaaaagaattaaatagttAATCAAAACAAAAGTCTGTAGAGTTAAATGCTGAAAAAATTGACCTCCCTCTCTACCCGCTAATACACACCCGCTAAAATACAATTGCTTCAAATACATAAACTAGTACGTCATGTGAGAATATGACTAAGAGGAAACTTTTTGGGCCCTGGCAAATTGGCAGTGTATGTGTTTATGGAAAGAGGGGTAGCAGTTGAAGGTGACATTTTTGGTATCCAATAGCCTACTTGTTCTCCAGGACTCATGAGTGGACCTGCTGCATCAGAATGAATCACTTGGGGGTTTCTAAAATCCCTAGTTCTATTTTCAGAGATTCTGACCTAGTAGGTTAACAGTGGAgattaaatatgcaaaaaaattttaagtttctcaGGTGTTCCTGATTCTCAGCCAGGTCTGGGAATCACTGACTATGTAGACAAACATAATACAGTTCTTTACCTTACTGCATCATTTGTTTCCTATCATGTTATTCAAAGTGGTAGGTATGGGGAAGTGTACAAATCCACACCCAGAGAAGACGACTGGGAGGATATCTATTAAAGTCAGAATGGTGATTCTCCCTGGATTGTGGGTTTATGGAAATATGTATGTTgcatttgcttttcttatttctaagttttctggttgagcatatattatttttataataatagatgttataaggaaaatatttacagcCAGTGCAAGATTTTAAAGACCCCATGCAATTCATGTTTTTCGCTTACCaaatatggggaaaaaacccaaaatagtCTATTAATGTGAATGTcatgtagcttttttttttataaagaggCTACTTATAGAACAATGTGGGAACAATATTTattcatctctttttaaaaatgttacaaatCCTCTTAGAATGCcaataaatgtacattttaaagaaCCTAGAACAAATTAAATCCTAATTAGCTTTTACTGCTTTTGCTTTGGCAAGAGTGGAAATATAAGCCATTGGCCAATGCTTTTAAAAGGACCAAGCAGTCAATAACTTTATGCTTgatgaggagagaaaaacaattctGGTACAATATAGCTTTTCCATCCACTTTGTGTTCTGGGCTGGCTCCAAGAACAATGCTCACTCCTTTTTGAAGATCCTCTTGGCTTCTACTCCTTCGTATATGTAAGTCTGAAAGGTAACAAACATAGAAGAATTTGCCATTAAGATTTAAggctaaattaagaaaaatattagtagTATTATAGCTTTGAAATGAGttcatggtatttttttcttgtacaTGATAGCGACATTTTATACAGATACAGGATACACCcctttaaaaaacacattttggtTTGTAGTCACATTTTCGGTAAAAATAGGCATCGATGTATTGGACATATATAAGTTTCCTTCAATAAATAGGCATcagaaaatatctatatttttaaaatcaataagatTTATGAGAAAAGTAATGATTTATTTATTGGAGATAACTCAGCAACCACAAGACCAAAAGTATTGCCATGTAGTTATTTTTGTCCTTGGGAGATAGGTGTAATCTGTTTATAACTCACTTGGACCATTTCACCACCTATGATTTCTCGGATGACAGTCAGTTCATTTCCGTTGTCTAACCGTTTGAATTTTCCAACGTGTTTATTTCCCTCTGCGTTCCAACTCccctatataaaaataaaaacatcataaaatagcATTTTCCATGTGTTGGGCCCTGGTCTGAGTTCTATAGATCTGCTGCGTCACAGTGACCCTACGAAGTCGAtgttattagctccattttacagatgagaaaaatgagacactGTAATTTACCTAAAGTCACAGAGCCGCGATTAAACCTGGGCTTTGGGGTTCTTAGAGTATGTGCTGGTAACTGTTATGCTCATCTCATTCAGTAGTTTGTAAATGCTGAATTTTAAGGCAGATGATCAGGGCTTCTCTTTTCTAAATCTTTCATGTTAAAAAGAGTGTCCTAAATTTAGTCATGGTTCGAATTAGTTTCATGAAGAGGCTAACAACTCTCtgcttgttttaatttgtataattGTTGTAGTAGTTAAAAAATGGCCATAATTGGTAAAATGTTTGACAGTTTAATTATCATTGCAAACAGATATAATTTAACTGACAAATTGTGAggataaaaagttttttttttaagattggcccaagctaacatctgtacgtctttttttttttttttttcttcttcttctccccagcacataatcactcagccacagggccagcccgaggataaaaaggtttttaaaaaattaattgaaaaatatgacTCTCTAAAATTTTATGTCTTAAACCATGTAGCATTAGACCTTTCCATTTGGTCACTGACTCATTTACTAATTTATtcgtttattttattattttagtacatttattaaatgcctatttTGAGTTAGATAACTCTGAAATCTTTTGTTGTTGTCAGGTATGTAAAGTTGAAAACgctgagctttagttttctttataacTAGGACTGCACTCAGTCATTCAAAGGATGTTTGTCTTACTCTTATTGTTCAATCCAGATTCTTTACAGACAtgtatgaaaataaaagcattatatTTAAATACTCTGCCAATTTGTGCAATATGTAATGTAGATAAACTCCATTGGCCACTTCAGTCAATGAAGGAGACCTACGTTAATTAAAACATCCAATGACAGAGAGCAGAGTTTATTTTAGTATTGTGTAGAAAAGTCAAGAATGCATTGCTTATAAAAATTTCCTTACGCTGACTTCAGTTCCGTCTCCTAGCTTGTAATTAAAAGTGACACCAAGCTCAAAAACAATTTCACTTTTTCGAAAACTGCTTGATTCTTTGACCGTGAATTTTGTTCCTTCTTGTGTAATTGTCAGCTTCAAATTGTCATGAGCTGCAAgcttccttttcattgtatcaAGACCTGCAAAGGGAAAGAGAttggagaaaaaaaagtcaatgccataagaagtgtttatttttccaagttctgtttcattgtttgtttgtttatttgtttatattttaagggTGGGTAGGAAAACCTGA of Equus quagga isolate Etosha38 chromosome 3, UCLA_HA_Equagga_1.0, whole genome shotgun sequence contains these proteins:
- the FABP2 gene encoding fatty acid-binding protein, intestinal; this translates as MAFDGTWKVDRSENSDEFLEKMGLDTMKRKLAAHDNLKLTITQEGTKFTVKESSSFRKSEIVFELGVTFNYKLGDGTEVSGSWNAEGNKHVGKFKRLDNGNELTVIREIIGGEMVQTYIYEGVEAKRIFKKE